Proteins encoded within one genomic window of Candidatus Woesearchaeota archaeon:
- the alaE gene encoding L-alanine exporter AlaE, with product MNEPTSLEKIVADTPRSSKKVAAVDTFSNITYTTVVGAVLDALSGLNLSGIVAARIASCGTNVLTSAPYGWWTEKVYHYTKTNESAGFVRKRVVDLLAFNTFQIPVYATVLAVGTLVSEGEINIEKVKNGAENLFYASPFIGPTLGWYMASCRRIFGLRTTAEGAYKRIE from the coding sequence ATGAATGAACCAACCTCTCTTGAAAAAATTGTTGCAGATACTCCCCGCTCTTCAAAAAAAGTTGCTGCTGTGGATACGTTTAGTAACATTACTTATACCACTGTTGTTGGAGCTGTTCTCGACGCTCTATCAGGATTAAATCTTTCTGGAATTGTTGCAGCAAGAATTGCTTCATGTGGGACAAATGTTCTTACTTCAGCTCCCTATGGCTGGTGGACAGAAAAAGTTTATCACTATACAAAAACCAATGAAAGTGCCGGCTTTGTAAGGAAGAGAGTTGTTGATTTACTCGCGTTTAACACATTTCAAATACCGGTTTATGCAACTGTTCTTGCGGTGGGCACTCTTGTTTCTGAAGGAGAAATTAATATTGAAAAAGTAAAAAATGGTGCCGAAAATTTATTTTATGCATCTCCATTTATTGGACCTACACTTGGTTGGTATATGGCTTCGTGTAGACGAATATTTGGCCTTAGAACAACGGCAGAAGGCGCATACAAAAGAATAGAGTAA
- the rpl12p gene encoding 50S ribosomal protein P1 — MEYVYAAMLLHKAGQKVDEATVKKVLEAAHVKVDETRVKALVAALEGVNIDEAIEKAAAVQIAAAPAAAAPAEKKAEKKEEKKVDEGAAAAGLGALFG, encoded by the coding sequence ATGGAATATGTATACGCAGCAATGTTACTGCACAAAGCAGGACAAAAAGTAGATGAAGCGACTGTTAAGAAAGTGTTGGAAGCAGCGCATGTTAAAGTAGATGAAACTCGTGTTAAAGCACTTGTCGCGGCACTCGAAGGCGTCAACATTGACGAAGCTATCGAAAAAGCAGCAGCAGTACAGATTGCAGCAGCTCCGGCAGCAGCAGCTCCAGCTGAAAAGAAAGCTGAAAAGAAAGAAGAAAAGAAAGTTGATGAAGGCGCAGCAGCAGCAGGCCTCGGCGCACTTTTCGGATAG
- a CDS encoding AMP phosphorylase, with protein MKLKVKNLPIGTGDITIAVLCDRDATRMDLRPADRILIKFGSRKVVATVDIIGRVNGDKKANHKAHMICCGDIGLFLESQSALEVKTGDVVEILPAQKPVSIQYIKKKLEGKRLTAKELQTIIKDIAARNISDIELTYFVTACYLNELDMNEITALTHAMVSSGNTLNLPQKVIVDKHCIGGVAANRTSMVVVPILAAAGLTIPKTSSRSITSAAGTADTVEVLCPVVFSLPEMKQIIKKTNGCLVWGGAMSLAPADDKIIQVEHPVSLDPTGQLLASIMAKKKSVGATHVLIDIPVGRGAKITDMTHARSLEKKFVELGKRLHMKVAAIITDGSEPVGNGIGPSLEARDVLWTLKNNAKGSILLKNKSIRMAGMLLELTGKAKKGTGQDIAREIMETGKAYQKFMDIIVAQGGKAIKPESIRLAKKSYTITAKKSGTISHIDNELMNKIARIAGAPHDQEAGVYLYHHKGDKVTKGERLFTVYSDSQERLDYALEITKTKNAVEMR; from the coding sequence ATGAAATTAAAAGTCAAAAATCTTCCCATAGGAACAGGAGATATCACTATCGCGGTTCTTTGTGATAGAGACGCGACACGCATGGACTTGCGGCCTGCGGATCGTATTCTCATAAAATTTGGGAGCAGGAAAGTAGTCGCGACAGTGGACATCATTGGAAGAGTGAATGGCGACAAAAAGGCGAATCATAAAGCGCACATGATTTGCTGCGGAGATATTGGACTGTTCTTGGAGTCGCAGAGTGCGCTTGAAGTCAAGACAGGAGATGTTGTAGAAATCCTCCCCGCGCAAAAGCCAGTTTCTATTCAGTATATCAAGAAAAAATTGGAAGGAAAACGATTAACTGCAAAAGAGCTACAGACAATCATCAAAGACATTGCCGCGAGAAATATTTCTGACATAGAACTCACGTATTTTGTCACTGCATGTTATCTGAATGAACTTGATATGAATGAAATCACTGCATTAACGCATGCGATGGTGAGTTCTGGAAACACCCTCAATCTTCCGCAGAAAGTTATTGTCGACAAACATTGCATTGGAGGTGTTGCGGCGAACAGAACTTCAATGGTTGTTGTTCCTATTCTTGCTGCGGCAGGGCTAACCATTCCTAAAACATCCTCCCGATCGATTACGAGCGCAGCAGGAACTGCAGACACTGTGGAAGTGCTTTGCCCAGTAGTATTCTCACTTCCTGAAATGAAACAAATCATCAAGAAAACAAATGGCTGCCTTGTCTGGGGTGGAGCGATGAGTCTTGCCCCTGCGGATGACAAAATTATTCAGGTGGAACATCCTGTTTCTCTTGATCCAACAGGACAATTATTGGCAAGCATTATGGCAAAAAAGAAATCTGTCGGCGCGACGCACGTCCTTATCGACATTCCTGTGGGAAGAGGCGCGAAGATTACCGATATGACGCATGCGCGATCGCTAGAAAAGAAATTCGTCGAGCTCGGAAAACGATTGCATATGAAAGTCGCTGCGATTATTACTGATGGGTCCGAACCAGTCGGGAATGGAATAGGACCTTCATTAGAAGCGCGCGACGTGTTGTGGACGTTAAAGAATAACGCGAAAGGATCCATACTTCTGAAAAATAAAAGTATCCGAATGGCGGGAATGCTTCTTGAACTCACAGGAAAAGCAAAGAAAGGAACTGGTCAAGATATAGCAAGAGAAATTATGGAAACAGGAAAAGCGTATCAGAAATTCATGGACATCATTGTCGCGCAGGGTGGAAAAGCAATTAAACCAGAGAGCATTCGCCTCGCGAAGAAATCATATACCATTACTGCAAAAAAGAGTGGCACGATTAGTCATATAGATAATGAGTTGATGAATAAAATCGCGAGAATCGCGGGCGCGCCGCATGATCAAGAAGCAGGAGTCTATTTGTACCATCACAAAGGAGACAAGGTAACGAAAGGAGAACGATTGTTTACTGTCTATTCTGACAGCCAAGAACGATTGGATTATGCGTTAGAAATCACAAAGACGAAAAATGCAGTGGAGATGAGGTGA